One window of Chamaesiphon minutus PCC 6605 genomic DNA carries:
- a CDS encoding LysR family transcriptional regulator, translating into MKSIELAQIDLNLLVAFESLFEERSVTAAAQKLYLGQPAMSAALGRLRTLFGDELFIRVGREMQPTAKAVALAPGISAALHQIRQTVRAIQNFAPASDSRDFTIGSADYTSFIMLPKLIADCDRAAPNLNFRTIEFEKDRVGDLLETGAIDLALGVFPNPPRQTTCLPLFREHFVGIARKHHPAIVRESISLDEFVSLSHVLVTIRRDITGEIDRALAVRNLQRRIVLTVPHVLVLPAIIASTDAIACVPLRMASYFSRLDEIEFFELPIELPAWTVSMLWSKLSDRDDANCWLRQTIQTLCTRI; encoded by the coding sequence ATGAAATCGATTGAACTAGCTCAGATTGACTTAAATCTCTTAGTTGCCTTTGAGTCGCTGTTTGAGGAACGCAGCGTAACGGCGGCGGCTCAAAAGCTGTATCTAGGGCAACCAGCCATGAGCGCGGCATTGGGACGATTGAGAACTTTGTTTGGGGACGAGTTATTTATCCGTGTGGGACGAGAGATGCAACCCACTGCCAAAGCTGTCGCGCTCGCGCCAGGAATTTCTGCCGCACTGCACCAAATTCGCCAAACCGTTCGAGCTATCCAAAACTTTGCCCCAGCATCCGACTCGCGCGATTTTACGATCGGGAGCGCAGATTATACGAGCTTTATTATGCTCCCTAAATTAATTGCAGATTGCGATCGAGCCGCACCCAATCTGAATTTTAGAACGATCGAATTTGAAAAAGATCGCGTCGGCGATCTGCTCGAAACAGGTGCGATCGATTTAGCATTAGGCGTCTTTCCAAACCCACCTCGGCAAACGACGTGTCTGCCATTATTTCGCGAGCATTTTGTCGGCATCGCGCGGAAACATCATCCCGCGATCGTTCGAGAGTCGATTTCTCTAGACGAATTTGTCAGCCTCTCTCACGTTCTAGTTACCATTCGCCGCGATATCACAGGCGAAATCGATCGAGCATTGGCCGTTCGCAATCTCCAGCGGCGGATTGTCTTAACGGTGCCTCATGTATTGGTTTTACCTGCTATTATTGCCTCGACCGATGCGATCGCTTGCGTCCCGTTGCGGATGGCAAGTTATTTTTCTAGACTCGATGAAATTGAATTTTTTGAACTACCGATCGAGTTACCCGCATGGACGGTTTCGATGTTGTGGAGCAAGTTGAGCGATCGAGATGATGCAAATTGCTGGTTGCGGCAAACTATTCAAACATTATGCACGAGGATCTAA
- a CDS encoding RNA recognition motif domain-containing protein translates to MSIRLYVGNLPKSDVEREELQTVFADAGELVSVKVIKDRKTGKCRGFGFVTVETDEQADQIIEKYNGAMFQELPIKIEKALPKAKGQDDEDGEASESTEPREPSTVPKPNLSNKGNASSTSTPRRSSGGGGSKKGARKEGAKSTTNNNNNTYTSSTNTESFQPDPRWAGKLAELKDKLAQSGNL, encoded by the coding sequence ATGTCTATTCGTTTATATGTAGGTAACTTACCAAAATCTGATGTAGAACGGGAAGAACTTCAAACCGTTTTTGCAGATGCTGGCGAGCTAGTCTCTGTGAAAGTCATTAAAGATCGCAAGACTGGTAAGTGTCGGGGATTTGGCTTTGTCACCGTCGAAACTGACGAGCAAGCCGACCAAATCATCGAAAAGTACAACGGAGCTATGTTCCAAGAGCTACCCATCAAAATCGAAAAAGCTCTACCTAAAGCCAAAGGTCAAGACGATGAAGACGGCGAAGCTAGCGAATCTACCGAGCCTAGAGAGCCTAGCACCGTTCCTAAACCAAATCTCAGCAATAAGGGTAATGCTAGCAGCACTAGCACTCCCCGCCGCAGTAGCGGCGGTGGTGGTAGCAAAAAAGGTGCTCGCAAGGAAGGAGCTAAAAGCACGACCAATAACAATAATAATACCTACACTAGCAGTACCAACACCGAAAGTTTCCAGCCCGATCCTCGCTGGGCTGGCAAATTAGCCGAACTCAAGGACAAATTAGCTCAATCTGGCAATCTCTAA
- a CDS encoding DEAD/DEAH box helicase, producing MTVSFSSLGLSDRIVTQLEGLGITEPTNIQEQAIPYLLAGKDVVGQSQTGTGKTAAFSLPMIERLDWQRPVVQALILTPTRELAMQVSAAMKTFLGGNERRSPILTVYGGQAIDLQIRRLESGVAAVVGTPGRVIDLIDRGHLRLGQVEWLVLDEADEMLSMGFIDDIELILSKLPTERQTAFFSATMAPPIRSLVNRFLKSPVTVTVDQVKAAPSKIQQQVYFIPRGWTKAQALQPILELEQPESAIIFVRTRKAAAELTNQLQSAGHSADEYHGDLTQTQRERLLTRFRSDKVRWIVATDIAARGLDVDHLSHVINYDLPDSVENYIHRIGRTGRAGKEGVAISLIHSLDRRKLQAIERRVKQSLTVCQIPTRAQVEAAHVQKIQGKVQEALSGERVASFLPIIAKMSEEYDVHTVAAAALQLVYDQTRPAWLDMEEPQMQERDRDRDRSNSYKPRGGGDRRGSGGGGKPVLRNSNDGGGRYDRRDSSPRNESSRYERDNNRDNRDYRGGYRSEERV from the coding sequence ATGACCGTTTCTTTCTCTAGCCTTGGACTTTCCGATCGCATTGTTACACAACTGGAAGGTCTGGGGATTACTGAACCCACCAATATTCAAGAGCAAGCCATTCCCTATCTATTAGCTGGCAAAGATGTCGTCGGCCAATCTCAAACTGGGACGGGTAAGACTGCTGCATTTTCCCTGCCAATGATCGAACGGTTGGATTGGCAACGTCCAGTCGTTCAAGCCTTAATCCTGACGCCTACTCGCGAGTTAGCGATGCAGGTATCGGCAGCGATGAAGACCTTCTTGGGCGGCAACGAGCGTCGCTCGCCGATCTTGACTGTCTACGGCGGCCAAGCCATCGACCTACAAATTCGTCGCTTAGAAAGCGGTGTAGCTGCGGTTGTCGGTACTCCCGGACGCGTCATCGACTTGATCGATCGCGGTCATCTCCGCTTGGGACAAGTTGAATGGTTGGTACTCGACGAAGCCGATGAAATGCTCAGTATGGGCTTTATCGACGATATCGAGCTGATCTTGAGCAAATTGCCCACCGAACGTCAAACAGCGTTCTTCTCGGCAACGATGGCACCCCCCATCCGCTCCTTGGTCAACCGCTTCCTCAAATCGCCCGTCACCGTCACCGTCGATCAAGTTAAAGCAGCACCTTCTAAAATTCAGCAACAGGTTTACTTCATCCCTCGCGGCTGGACTAAGGCTCAAGCACTCCAACCCATTCTCGAACTCGAACAGCCAGAGTCTGCGATTATCTTTGTGCGGACTCGTAAAGCCGCAGCAGAACTCACCAACCAACTCCAATCTGCCGGACACAGCGCGGATGAGTACCATGGGGATCTGACTCAAACTCAACGCGAACGCCTCCTGACTCGCTTCCGTAGCGATAAAGTACGTTGGATCGTAGCTACCGACATTGCCGCACGCGGTCTAGATGTCGATCATCTCAGCCATGTCATCAACTACGATCTGCCCGATAGCGTCGAGAACTACATCCACCGCATCGGTCGGACGGGTCGTGCGGGTAAAGAAGGGGTCGCCATCTCCTTGATTCACTCCCTCGATCGTCGCAAGCTGCAAGCGATCGAACGTCGCGTCAAACAGTCCCTCACGGTCTGTCAGATCCCGACTCGCGCCCAAGTCGAAGCAGCTCACGTTCAGAAGATTCAAGGTAAGGTTCAAGAAGCTCTCTCCGGCGAACGGGTAGCATCATTCTTGCCGATTATCGCCAAAATGAGCGAAGAATACGACGTGCATACTGTCGCCGCAGCAGCACTCCAACTCGTATACGACCAAACTCGCCCAGCTTGGTTGGATATGGAAGAACCCCAAATGCAAGAGCGCGACCGCGACCGCGATCGGTCTAACAGCTACAAACCTCGTGGTGGTGGCGATCGTCGCGGCAGTGGCGGTGGTGGTAAACCAGTCCTCCGCAATAGTAACGATGGTGGCGGTCGTTACGATCGGCGCGACAGCAGCCCTCGCAACGAAAGCAGCCGTTACGAACGCGATAACAATCGCGACAACCGCGACTACCGAGGCGGCTACCGCAGCGAAGAACGCGTGTAA
- the rimO gene encoding 30S ribosomal protein S12 methylthiotransferase RimO, producing MGNKPTIAISHLGCEKNRIDSEHMLGLLVGAGYEVDADETAADYVIVNTCSFIDAARAESIRTLVELAEADKKIVITGCMAQHFQAELLAEIPEAVAVVGSGDYHKIVDVIERSQGGERVVEVSAEPTYIADEFTPRYRTTTEGVAYLRVAEGCDYGCAFCIIPHLRGKQRSRTIESIVAEAQRLADEGVQELILISQITTNYGIDIYGEPKLAELLRALGQVDIPWIRMHYAYPTGLTPKVVAAMQETANVLPYLDLPLQHSHPEILRAMNRPWQGQVNDRIIEQLKTALPDAVMRTTLIVGFPGETDEHYQHLQAFLQRHEFDHVGVFTFSAEDGTPAATLPHQLPQALMDERRDGIMAMQQPISLRRNQGEVGKTVDVLIEQEHPESGLLIGRSARFAPEVDGLVYVSGSARLGSIVPAIIHEADHYDLHGKIVYPSTVK from the coding sequence ATGGGCAACAAGCCGACCATTGCAATATCTCATTTAGGTTGCGAAAAAAACCGTATTGATAGCGAACACATGCTGGGGCTGCTCGTAGGAGCGGGCTATGAAGTAGATGCTGACGAAACCGCAGCAGATTATGTTATCGTCAATACTTGTAGCTTTATCGATGCTGCTAGAGCCGAGTCGATTCGCACTTTGGTAGAACTTGCTGAAGCCGATAAAAAAATTGTCATTACTGGCTGCATGGCGCAGCATTTCCAAGCCGAGCTATTAGCAGAAATTCCCGAAGCGGTAGCCGTTGTCGGGAGTGGCGACTATCACAAAATTGTCGATGTCATCGAACGCAGTCAAGGCGGTGAAAGAGTTGTAGAAGTCAGTGCCGAACCGACTTATATCGCCGACGAATTTACGCCGCGCTATCGGACGACGACTGAGGGTGTCGCCTATTTGCGCGTGGCTGAAGGCTGCGACTATGGCTGTGCTTTTTGCATCATCCCGCATTTGCGGGGCAAACAGCGATCGAGAACGATCGAATCGATCGTCGCTGAAGCACAAAGATTGGCAGATGAAGGAGTGCAGGAGCTAATCCTAATTTCCCAAATCACTACTAACTATGGGATCGATATCTATGGCGAACCGAAGTTAGCCGAATTGCTGCGCGCTCTGGGGCAAGTAGACATTCCCTGGATTAGAATGCACTATGCCTACCCCACGGGATTAACACCCAAGGTAGTTGCAGCCATGCAAGAAACGGCTAACGTGCTGCCATATTTAGATCTACCCTTACAGCATTCTCATCCCGAAATCCTCCGTGCCATGAATCGCCCGTGGCAAGGACAGGTAAACGATCGCATCATCGAGCAACTCAAAACTGCTCTCCCCGATGCCGTCATGCGGACGACTCTAATCGTTGGCTTCCCTGGGGAAACTGACGAGCACTACCAACACCTCCAAGCATTCTTGCAACGGCATGAATTCGATCATGTTGGGGTGTTTACCTTCTCCGCAGAGGATGGAACTCCAGCCGCTACCTTGCCCCATCAATTGCCACAAGCACTGATGGACGAGCGACGCGATGGAATCATGGCGATGCAACAACCGATTTCACTTCGCCGCAATCAAGGCGAAGTCGGTAAAACCGTGGATGTCCTGATCGAACAGGAGCATCCAGAGTCGGGGTTGTTAATCGGCAGATCTGCTAGATTTGCCCCAGAAGTGGACGGATTAGTGTATGTTAGTGGGAGTGCCCGCCTTGGGTCGATTGTTCCTGCCATCATCCATGAAGCCGACCACTACGATCTTCACGGCAAGATCGTTTATCCATCAACAGTGAAATAG
- the btpA gene encoding photosystem I biogenesis protein BtpA gives MNLKQTFNTTEPIIGVVHLLPLPTSARWGGSLSAIIDRAEQEAVALVSGGVDGIIVENFFDAPFPKSRVDPAVVSAMTTVVSRLMHLVAAPIGINVLRNDSLSAMAIASCTEAAFIRVNVLSGVMATDQGLIEGCAYELLRYRRELGTNVKIMADVLVKHAQPLSSSDLTTAVGDTIDRGLADAIILSGLATGKPPSLEDLQVAKAAAGDTPILVGSGADCNNINSLMQFADGAIVSSSLKRQGKIENSIDPIRVSQFVEAMRQDLNSQSVRRAIDSMKIHK, from the coding sequence GTGAATTTAAAGCAAACTTTTAACACTACTGAGCCGATTATTGGCGTAGTTCATCTGCTGCCCCTGCCGACCTCTGCGCGTTGGGGCGGTAGCCTCAGTGCGATTATCGATCGCGCCGAGCAAGAGGCTGTCGCACTGGTTTCTGGCGGCGTGGATGGAATTATTGTCGAGAACTTTTTTGATGCCCCTTTTCCGAAAAGTCGCGTCGATCCGGCTGTAGTCAGTGCGATGACGACGGTGGTGTCGAGATTGATGCACTTAGTGGCAGCACCGATCGGGATTAATGTCTTGCGAAATGATAGTCTTAGTGCCATGGCGATCGCCAGTTGTACGGAAGCGGCATTTATTCGCGTCAATGTTCTCTCTGGTGTAATGGCAACGGATCAGGGTTTAATTGAAGGCTGTGCTTACGAACTACTTCGCTATCGTCGCGAATTGGGCACTAATGTCAAAATCATGGCCGACGTCCTCGTCAAACACGCGCAGCCCCTCAGTTCGAGCGATCTAACGACGGCTGTGGGCGACACGATCGATCGCGGACTAGCCGATGCCATCATTCTCTCGGGCTTGGCGACTGGCAAGCCGCCGAGCCTCGAAGATCTTCAAGTTGCCAAAGCTGCTGCTGGCGACACCCCCATTCTTGTCGGTAGCGGTGCAGATTGCAATAATATTAATAGCCTGATGCAGTTTGCCGATGGAGCGATCGTATCGAGTTCGCTCAAACGTCAAGGCAAAATCGAGAACTCAATCGACCCAATTCGCGTCAGTCAATTTGTCGAAGCAATGCGTCAGGATCTAAATAGTCAATCCGTGCGCCGTGCGATCGACTCGATGAAAATTCATAAGTAG
- a CDS encoding vitamin K epoxide reductase family protein, protein MMKRRQVPWIYQYSRLLIGSIAILGICVTAYLTWVKLINNGACGTEGCQIVLASPFANVGNFPLTGLGLVSYVIVAVMAFAPTLIDPKSNKAAHNQLNNLTWLGLFLAGVGMAVFSGYLMYLLAFVIKAACPFCIASAIFTLAILGLTIIGRDWDDIGQLIFSGTAAGLGAIIVSLILYNTAVGGEINSLSPITAPEPGIGWEIKSTSGTAEIELAKYLASKDVKMYSAYWCPHCYEQKQLFGKQAWEQVPNVECAADAKKNPQPQVCTQAGIKGFPTWSINGKLDTGVKKLAKLAELTGYKGDTAFKYDRLFTR, encoded by the coding sequence ATGATGAAACGTCGTCAAGTTCCCTGGATCTATCAATACTCGCGATTGCTAATTGGCTCGATCGCAATTTTAGGTATTTGCGTTACCGCCTATCTGACATGGGTAAAACTCATTAACAACGGTGCATGTGGGACGGAAGGCTGTCAGATCGTGCTAGCTAGCCCCTTTGCCAATGTAGGTAATTTTCCGCTGACAGGCTTGGGATTAGTGAGTTACGTCATTGTCGCCGTGATGGCATTTGCACCTACACTCATCGATCCCAAAAGCAATAAAGCCGCTCACAATCAGCTCAATAACCTCACCTGGTTGGGGCTATTTCTCGCTGGCGTCGGGATGGCTGTATTTAGCGGCTATCTAATGTATCTGTTGGCTTTTGTTATTAAAGCGGCGTGTCCGTTTTGCATTGCTTCGGCAATTTTTACCTTGGCAATTTTGGGATTGACAATTATCGGTCGAGATTGGGACGATATCGGTCAACTGATATTTTCAGGAACCGCAGCAGGTTTAGGGGCGATTATCGTCTCATTGATACTTTACAATACGGCAGTCGGTGGCGAAATCAACTCGCTCTCACCGATTACCGCCCCGGAACCGGGGATCGGTTGGGAAATTAAATCGACATCAGGAACGGCGGAGATCGAGCTAGCTAAATATCTCGCCAGCAAAGACGTGAAAATGTATAGTGCTTACTGGTGCCCACATTGCTACGAACAGAAGCAGTTATTTGGCAAGCAAGCTTGGGAACAAGTCCCCAATGTTGAATGTGCCGCCGATGCCAAAAAGAACCCACAGCCACAAGTTTGCACTCAAGCTGGCATTAAAGGATTCCCCACTTGGAGTATCAACGGGAAACTAGATACTGGAGTGAAGAAATTGGCAAAACTTGCGGAATTAACTGGCTATAAGGGCGATACTGCTTTCAAATACGATCGATTGTTTACCCGATAA
- a CDS encoding glutaredoxin family protein, protein MLSKKLQLLEYTTANLVKAVAIGMACALAGAGVCAQPTNPTLPKPSVPNPSVPTVTPAPNLDIRPTGDNPTQPSDNQSKSIKVDTTSGASETALVEYLAAKNVIFYGAYWCDHCQKQKSLFGATAATKLTYIECSVDGDNSQRKLCKERNIKMFPTWEIDGKYYPGTKDLKELAKLSGYRGPTNFKYQK, encoded by the coding sequence ATGCTTTCAAAAAAATTGCAGCTACTTGAGTATACCACCGCAAATCTGGTTAAGGCTGTGGCGATCGGTATGGCGTGCGCGCTAGCTGGAGCGGGAGTCTGCGCGCAGCCCACCAACCCCACACTACCGAAACCATCGGTACCAAACCCATCAGTACCGACTGTTACGCCAGCACCTAATTTAGATATCCGACCGACTGGTGACAACCCTACTCAGCCGAGCGATAACCAGAGTAAATCGATTAAAGTTGATACAACTTCTGGAGCCTCAGAAACTGCGTTAGTAGAATATTTAGCAGCTAAGAATGTGATATTTTACGGTGCTTATTGGTGCGATCACTGTCAGAAGCAAAAATCTCTATTTGGAGCTACTGCTGCTACTAAATTAACCTACATCGAATGTTCTGTCGATGGTGACAATTCCCAACGTAAGTTGTGCAAAGAACGGAATATCAAAATGTTTCCAACTTGGGAAATTGACGGGAAATACTATCCTGGAACCAAAGATCTCAAAGAACTGGCAAAACTTTCAGGTTATCGAGGGCCGACAAATTTTAAGTATCAGAAATAA
- a CDS encoding DsbA family protein, with protein MNYLLNLWRLPILSLVLSSLILGAMPAQADSQSKRIAPIVTAEKSIAAEQLIQPGVERNFSATDRIVTSETRLAQSVKVTPQLEKQILEVIRRNPDVLLEVLQKYALEQQQKEQKAQAEALKQARRNTKALIGNSPTTGASQRQIVMVAFSDFQCPFCATADRNVKQFMTKHKDKVTLVYKYFPLTQIHPEALPAARAAWAANKQGKFWEYHDALYANQAKLGESFYVETANALKLDLKKFNADRKIADDAIVEDFKLGRKLGVDGTPTFILNGEVVTGAASLADLEKALAQVTKK; from the coding sequence ATGAATTATTTACTCAATTTGTGGCGATTGCCAATTTTATCATTGGTACTTTCATCTTTGATTTTGGGTGCCATGCCCGCTCAAGCAGACAGCCAGAGCAAACGCATCGCTCCGATCGTCACTGCTGAAAAGTCCATCGCCGCAGAGCAACTCATCCAGCCTGGTGTCGAGCGTAATTTCTCAGCTACAGATCGCATTGTTACTAGTGAAACTCGCCTCGCTCAATCGGTAAAAGTCACGCCACAACTAGAAAAACAAATTCTCGAAGTAATTCGCCGAAATCCAGATGTGTTGCTCGAAGTTTTACAAAAATATGCCCTAGAGCAACAACAAAAAGAGCAAAAAGCTCAGGCTGAAGCACTCAAGCAAGCGCGGCGCAATACCAAAGCCTTAATTGGCAATTCTCCAACAACTGGCGCGAGCCAGCGACAAATCGTAATGGTAGCATTTTCAGATTTTCAATGCCCATTTTGTGCCACAGCCGATCGCAATGTCAAACAATTTATGACAAAGCACAAGGATAAAGTTACCCTAGTTTATAAGTATTTCCCGCTGACTCAAATTCATCCAGAAGCTTTACCCGCAGCTCGTGCTGCCTGGGCAGCCAATAAACAAGGTAAATTTTGGGAATATCATGATGCTTTATATGCCAATCAAGCTAAATTAGGTGAAAGTTTTTATGTCGAAACTGCTAACGCGCTTAAACTAGATCTCAAGAAATTTAATGCCGATCGCAAAATCGCCGATGATGCGATCGTAGAAGATTTTAAGCTCGGGCGCAAACTGGGGGTCGATGGTACTCCAACATTTATTTTGAATGGGGAAGTCGTGACTGGAGCCGCGTCACTAGCAGATTTAGAAAAAGCCTTGGCACAAGTTACGAAAAAATAG
- a CDS encoding thiamine phosphate synthase, translated as MNDTSLASLQPAVWRILDANFDRAREGLRIIEEWCRFALNHQAMANECKQMRQELGMWHTPEIRAARDTARDVGTTLSHPREEQRTGIEQLLQANLCRVQEALRVIEEYGKLYSPAISSGSKQMRYRVYALESNLLNYRRRQLLANSRLYLVTSAAPDLLLRVEAALQGGLTLVQYRDKQSNDTDRLAIAKQMCQLCHHYGALFILNDRVDLALAVDADGVHLGQQDISIALARQILGAQKIVGRSTTNPEEMERAIKEGADYIGVGPVYETPTKAGKAAAGIEYVQYAAKNATVPWFAIGGIDNTNLDDVLKAGAPGVAMVRAIMNAENPTHAVQFCLGMLNRVPQVGFRL; from the coding sequence ATGAACGACACCTCTCTAGCATCTCTCCAACCTGCCGTCTGGCGCATTTTAGATGCAAATTTCGATCGAGCGCGGGAGGGATTGCGCATTATTGAAGAATGGTGCCGATTTGCCCTCAATCATCAGGCGATGGCAAACGAGTGCAAGCAGATGCGTCAGGAGTTGGGGATGTGGCATACGCCAGAAATTCGCGCCGCGCGGGATACCGCCAGAGATGTGGGTACCACGCTGAGTCATCCCCGCGAGGAACAACGCACGGGGATCGAACAACTCCTGCAAGCAAATCTTTGTCGGGTGCAAGAAGCCTTACGCGTCATCGAAGAATATGGCAAACTTTACTCACCTGCCATTAGCAGTGGCTCCAAGCAGATGCGCTACCGCGTATATGCCCTCGAAAGCAATCTCCTCAACTATCGTCGCCGTCAATTGCTAGCTAATTCGCGATTGTATTTAGTCACATCAGCCGCCCCAGATTTACTCCTGCGCGTGGAAGCAGCGTTGCAAGGGGGATTGACTTTAGTGCAATATCGCGATAAGCAAAGTAACGATACCGATCGATTGGCGATCGCCAAACAGATGTGTCAACTCTGCCATCATTATGGGGCATTATTTATTCTCAACGATCGCGTAGATCTGGCACTGGCAGTCGATGCCGATGGCGTCCATTTGGGGCAACAAGATATCTCGATCGCACTAGCCAGACAAATCCTCGGCGCACAAAAAATCGTCGGTCGCTCGACCACTAACCCAGAGGAAATGGAACGCGCTATCAAAGAAGGTGCCGACTATATTGGTGTCGGACCAGTATACGAAACGCCTACCAAAGCTGGCAAAGCTGCCGCAGGGATTGAATACGTTCAATATGCTGCTAAAAATGCGACCGTGCCTTGGTTTGCGATCGGTGGGATCGATAATACTAATTTAGATGATGTGCTCAAAGCTGGCGCGCCTGGGGTCGCAATGGTACGTGCGATTATGAATGCCGAAAATCCCACTCATGCCGTGCAGTTTTGTCTGGGGATGTTAAATCGAGTTCCGCAGGTAGGGTTTAGGCTTTAG
- the thiS gene encoding sulfur carrier protein ThiS: MLDRIELQVNGESHTCAPKTNLPQLLVQMGLNPRLLAVEYNGEILHRQFWDETEIKPHDRLEIVTIVGGG, from the coding sequence ATCCTCGATCGAATCGAATTACAAGTCAATGGCGAAAGTCATACCTGTGCGCCCAAGACAAATCTGCCCCAACTATTAGTGCAAATGGGTCTCAATCCCAGGCTATTGGCCGTAGAATATAACGGAGAAATTTTGCATCGGCAATTTTGGGATGAGACAGAAATTAAACCTCACGATCGATTAGAAATTGTGACGATCGTCGGTGGTGGTTAG
- a CDS encoding GNAT family N-acetyltransferase, whose translation MEVNLAGIEDLDEIAKLFDCYRIFYQQPSDLEAARNFLQQRFDRGDARIFVARIDAQIVGFTQLYPSFSSVAMKPIWILNDLFVSKAYRNRGVARLLMGAMENFGRETAAIRIILSTQVANTAARSLYRSLGYIKNEEFHQYTLSL comes from the coding sequence ATGGAAGTCAATCTAGCGGGGATCGAGGATCTAGACGAGATCGCAAAATTGTTCGATTGCTATCGAATTTTTTATCAACAACCATCAGATCTTGAAGCTGCACGCAATTTCTTGCAACAACGTTTCGATCGAGGTGATGCTCGGATCTTTGTCGCGCGCATCGATGCCCAAATAGTCGGATTCACGCAACTTTACCCCAGCTTTTCATCAGTTGCCATGAAACCCATCTGGATTTTAAATGATTTATTTGTTAGTAAAGCTTATCGCAATCGGGGTGTGGCCAGATTGCTGATGGGGGCAATGGAAAATTTTGGGCGTGAGACAGCCGCAATTCGCATCATCTTATCGACTCAAGTTGCTAACACTGCCGCTCGATCCCTTTATCGTTCGTTGGGATATATTAAGAATGAGGAGTTTCATCAATATACGCTGTCTTTGTAG
- a CDS encoding DUF2237 family protein produces MNVNPDRNVLGTELETCCTSPMTGFFRTGVCATGPQDRGTHVVCARVTTEFLTYTKAQGNDLSTAVPSANFPGLKPGDKWCLCASRWKEALDDGVAPPVDLAATHSSALKFVSLADLQQHAISG; encoded by the coding sequence ATGAATGTTAATCCCGATCGAAATGTTCTGGGTACCGAACTTGAGACTTGCTGTACCTCGCCGATGACTGGATTTTTTCGCACGGGTGTCTGTGCCACAGGCCCTCAAGATCGGGGTACTCATGTGGTGTGCGCGCGCGTTACTACGGAATTTTTGACATACACTAAAGCCCAAGGCAACGATCTGAGCACCGCCGTTCCATCTGCTAATTTTCCAGGTTTAAAGCCTGGAGATAAATGGTGTCTGTGTGCGTCGCGGTGGAAAGAAGCTCTAGATGATGGTGTCGCACCACCTGTGGATTTAGCAGCCACACATAGTAGCGCGCTTAAGTTTGTAAGTTTGGCAGATCTTCAGCAACATGCAATTTCTGGATGA
- a CDS encoding NUDIX hydrolase: MSNNLPIEVAIAILPHEGKFLMQLRDNIPTILYPGLWGLFGGHIEPDETPEIAVEREILEEIGYQIAEPKKFGCYSDDRIIRHVFYAPLTVEIDKLVLSEGWDLGLIGPVQIEAGFAYSAIAGEERPLGAVHQQIMMDFIEWWA, from the coding sequence ATGAGTAATAATTTACCGATTGAAGTAGCGATCGCGATTCTACCCCACGAGGGGAAGTTCCTAATGCAATTGCGGGACAATATTCCGACGATTCTTTATCCAGGTTTGTGGGGTTTATTTGGCGGACATATCGAGCCAGATGAAACTCCCGAAATTGCTGTCGAGCGCGAAATATTAGAGGAAATCGGCTATCAGATCGCCGAACCCAAAAAGTTTGGCTGCTATAGTGACGATCGAATTATCAGACACGTTTTCTACGCGCCGTTGACGGTAGAAATCGATAAGTTAGTGCTCAGTGAAGGCTGGGATCTAGGACTGATCGGTCCGGTTCAAATCGAGGCGGGTTTTGCCTATTCGGCGATCGCAGGTGAAGAACGTCCGCTGGGGGCAGTGCATCAACAGATTATGATGGATTTTATTGAATGGTGGGCTTAG